A section of the Amycolatopsis sp. AA4 genome encodes:
- a CDS encoding magnesium transporter CorA family protein yields the protein MARTRVYRHGVLAAEGIPVADVSDYLADPETTVWLDFCAPTEEDLAAISEELGLHPLAVEDAVHEHQRAKLDRYDSHSFLTAYSAALGADGTLLVSELAAFITGQALVTVRKDENFPIDAVVARWDSAADLAKNGVGFLLHGLLDHIVDGHFEVVQALDEQIEELEDLVFDERPRYADMQRRSFALRKSLVRIRRVVLPMREVVNTVMRRDMHLVDAELQPYFQDIYDHVLRASEWTESLRDLVTTIRETQLNIQGNRLNTIMKKVTSWAAIIAIPTAVTGFYGQNVPYPGFQTTAGFWTSTLVIVILSAALYVSFKKRDWL from the coding sequence ATGGCACGCACGCGGGTGTACCGCCACGGAGTGCTCGCGGCCGAAGGGATCCCGGTCGCGGACGTCTCCGACTACCTCGCCGACCCCGAAACGACGGTATGGCTGGACTTCTGCGCTCCGACCGAGGAAGACCTGGCGGCCATCAGCGAAGAACTCGGCCTGCACCCGCTCGCGGTCGAAGACGCCGTGCACGAACACCAGCGCGCGAAACTCGACCGGTACGACTCCCACTCCTTCCTGACCGCCTACTCGGCCGCGCTCGGCGCCGACGGGACGCTGCTCGTGTCGGAACTCGCCGCCTTCATCACCGGTCAGGCCCTGGTCACCGTCCGCAAAGACGAGAACTTCCCGATCGACGCGGTCGTCGCCCGCTGGGACTCGGCCGCGGACCTGGCGAAAAACGGCGTCGGATTCCTGCTGCACGGACTGCTCGACCACATCGTCGACGGTCATTTCGAGGTGGTGCAAGCGCTCGACGAGCAGATCGAGGAACTCGAAGATCTCGTGTTCGACGAACGCCCCCGCTACGCCGACATGCAGCGGCGCTCGTTCGCGCTGCGCAAAAGCCTCGTGCGGATCCGGCGCGTCGTCCTCCCGATGCGCGAGGTCGTCAACACGGTCATGCGCCGCGACATGCACCTCGTCGACGCCGAACTGCAGCCCTACTTCCAGGACATCTACGACCACGTGCTGCGCGCGTCGGAATGGACGGAATCGCTGCGCGACCTGGTCACCACGATCCGGGAAACACAGCTGAACATCCAGGGCAACCGGCTCAACACGATCATGAAGAAAGTCACCAGCTGGGCGGCCATCATCGCCATCCCGACCGCCGTCACCGGCTTCTACGGCCAAAACGTGCCCTATCCCGGTTTCCAGACCACAGCCGGTTTCTGGACGTCCACACTGGTCATCGTCATTCTTTCCGCCGCCCTGTATGTGTCCTTCAAGAAACGGGACTGGCTGTAG
- a CDS encoding CsbD family protein translates to MSVGDKARNKAEELKGRAKETVGKATGNEQWEAEGKAEQGKGNLKQAGEKVKDAVEGVVGK, encoded by the coding sequence ATGAGTGTCGGCGACAAGGCCCGGAACAAGGCAGAAGAGCTGAAAGGCCGGGCCAAGGAAACCGTCGGCAAGGCGACCGGCAACGAGCAGTGGGAAGCCGAAGGCAAAGCCGAGCAGGGCAAAGGGAATCTGAAGCAAGCCGGGGAAAAGGTCAAGGACGCGGTCGAAGGCGTCGTCGGCAAGTGA
- a CDS encoding ankyrin repeat domain-containing protein yields MPTDEDQLSIFLAIREGDTDRLSELLRADPELAACRLGGPARGRTPLHVVSDWPGYFPNGPRIAELLIAAGADVNARPDGGESPLHWTASSDDAAVARVLIDAGADLEASDGSIGTPLDNAIGYACWNVARLLVERGARVEKLWHAAALGLLDRMEELIAGSAPAQDALDQALWHACAGGQRRAAERLVGLGADVTFTPDYGRGTLIDAASTDGTQRANLIEWLTGLGLRAAADTAD; encoded by the coding sequence ATGCCGACGGACGAGGACCAGCTGAGTATCTTCCTCGCCATCCGCGAAGGCGACACAGACCGGCTCTCGGAGTTGCTGCGCGCGGATCCCGAACTGGCCGCCTGCCGGCTGGGCGGGCCAGCCCGCGGGCGCACGCCGCTGCACGTCGTCAGCGACTGGCCGGGTTACTTCCCCAACGGGCCGCGCATCGCGGAACTGCTGATCGCCGCCGGTGCCGACGTCAACGCGCGCCCGGACGGCGGCGAGTCTCCCCTGCATTGGACGGCCAGCAGCGACGACGCGGCCGTCGCGCGAGTGCTGATCGACGCGGGCGCGGACCTCGAAGCGTCCGACGGATCGATCGGCACGCCGCTCGACAACGCGATCGGCTACGCCTGCTGGAATGTCGCACGCCTTCTGGTGGAACGCGGTGCGCGGGTCGAGAAACTGTGGCACGCCGCCGCGCTCGGCCTGCTCGACCGGATGGAAGAGCTGATCGCCGGCAGTGCCCCCGCACAGGACGCGCTCGATCAGGCTTTGTGGCATGCCTGCGCGGGCGGGCAGCGACGGGCGGCCGAACGTCTCGTCGGGCTTGGCGCCGACGTGACGTTCACGCCCGATTACGGCCGTGGCACCCTGATCGACGCGGCATCGACCGACGGCACCCAGCGCGCGAACCTGATCGAGTGGCTGACCGGACTGGGTTTGCGCGCCGCTGCCGACACCGCGGACTGA
- a CDS encoding amidohydrolase family protein, which translates to MRTPSMPNGGTIRLVNVRIIDGTGAAPVERGEIVAADGRLTYVGPRREHPVGATPVHTVDGGGRTVLPGFFDTHVHVTLSIEDGPRAIIADSGSYAAYKTAQRLRATLDAGITTIRDLGGLDHGTQRALAEGLITGPRARIAVAVLSPTGGHADMTLPNGRAMPMAEGSGLGVVDTDDDVVTVVRRLIRSGADVIKVCTTGGVSSPTDQPDDLGITARQIALIRGELDRHSRPRQIAAHAQGTAGILAAIRGGVDSVEHGYEIDEEGIDLMLEKGTWLVPTLSAALRVPDPALVPPYLYEKKVRWSAKARENVAKAFAAGVKVALGTDVGVCPHGRNLLELAHMVELGMSPSDAIVAGTANAARLLGLSDELGTLEAGKLADLVAVSGDPLKDISLLADPDAIELVIKEGSVVKDLLPAEPVGAVRSA; encoded by the coding sequence ATGAGGACCCCTTCCATGCCGAACGGCGGGACCATCCGACTGGTCAACGTGCGGATCATCGACGGCACCGGCGCCGCGCCGGTCGAACGCGGCGAAATCGTCGCCGCCGACGGGCGGCTGACCTATGTCGGCCCGCGGCGGGAACACCCCGTCGGCGCGACCCCGGTGCACACCGTCGACGGCGGCGGCCGCACCGTGCTGCCCGGATTCTTCGACACCCACGTCCACGTCACTCTGTCCATTGAGGACGGTCCGCGCGCGATCATCGCCGATTCCGGCAGCTACGCGGCCTACAAGACCGCGCAACGCCTCCGCGCGACGCTCGACGCGGGCATCACCACGATCCGCGATCTGGGCGGCCTCGACCACGGCACCCAGCGCGCGCTCGCCGAGGGCCTGATCACCGGCCCCCGCGCCCGGATCGCGGTCGCCGTGCTGTCGCCGACCGGCGGGCACGCCGACATGACCCTGCCCAACGGCCGCGCGATGCCGATGGCGGAGGGTTCCGGGCTCGGCGTCGTGGACACCGACGACGACGTGGTCACCGTGGTGCGCAGGCTGATCCGGTCCGGTGCCGACGTGATCAAGGTGTGCACGACCGGCGGGGTGTCGAGTCCCACCGACCAGCCGGACGACCTCGGGATCACCGCACGGCAGATCGCGCTGATCCGCGGCGAGCTCGACCGGCACTCCCGGCCGCGGCAGATCGCCGCGCACGCACAGGGAACCGCCGGGATCCTCGCGGCGATCCGCGGCGGCGTCGACAGCGTCGAGCACGGGTACGAGATCGACGAGGAAGGCATCGATCTCATGCTGGAGAAGGGAACCTGGCTGGTCCCGACGCTCAGCGCGGCCCTGCGCGTGCCGGACCCGGCGCTCGTTCCGCCGTACCTGTACGAAAAGAAGGTCCGGTGGTCGGCGAAGGCGCGGGAGAACGTCGCGAAAGCCTTCGCCGCCGGGGTCAAGGTCGCGCTCGGCACCGACGTCGGCGTGTGCCCGCACGGCCGGAACCTGCTGGAACTGGCGCACATGGTGGAACTGGGCATGTCGCCGTCGGACGCGATCGTGGCGGGCACCGCCAACGCCGCCCGGCTGCTCGGCCTGTCCGACGAGCTCGGCACTCTGGAAGCGGGCAAACTCGCCGACCTCGTGGCGGTGTCGGGCGATCCGCTGAAGGACATCTCCCTGCTCGCCGACCCGGACGCGATCGAACTCGTGATCAAGGAAGGCTCGGTGGTCAAGGACCTCCTTCCGGCGGAACCGGTCGGCGCCGTCCGCAGCGCGTGA
- a CDS encoding sensor histidine kinase, translating to MNRFPWPVLGKARYWRTVRIGGRAFLLAAAAIFGVVISGVVTPGTAKVFVETSDLELSAWYAGLILLQTLICLHGLVFRAAGMSFRQTWPLTVLSTLIAAVVAIAFHAVQMPSGSISMVGLLLLILVRSEWVWAVAFGIGLFTIGLLWWWSLPESVQPDDYAIAQGAVFGIVGAIAVRATSWLAIRTAELAAANAEIARLTVHQERTRISRDLHDRLGHNLVSIMLRTELAERLAAADRLQSERESRAAHRLARQTLQDMRNIAHGTLVADLDAELAAAIDLLESRGAVCQIRIGEQPEGAAAEVLAWVLRESVTNILRHSQPVNCTLELVRIGDRFEFMIGNDGLLSSESVAPGHGLGGIAERVERIGGTCSAESTGDRFVLRVTLPAISPVPEDAPADE from the coding sequence GTGAACCGCTTCCCGTGGCCGGTGCTGGGCAAGGCTCGTTACTGGCGGACCGTCCGCATCGGCGGCCGGGCGTTCCTGCTCGCCGCGGCCGCGATTTTCGGGGTCGTCATCAGCGGGGTCGTCACGCCGGGCACGGCGAAGGTCTTCGTGGAGACTTCCGACCTTGAGCTGTCCGCCTGGTATGCCGGGCTGATTCTGCTGCAGACGCTGATCTGCCTGCACGGGCTGGTGTTTCGCGCGGCCGGGATGTCGTTCCGGCAGACGTGGCCGCTGACTGTGCTGAGCACGCTGATCGCGGCTGTCGTCGCGATCGCCTTTCACGCCGTGCAGATGCCCTCGGGTTCCATCTCCATGGTCGGTCTGCTCTTGCTCATTCTGGTCCGCAGCGAGTGGGTCTGGGCAGTCGCGTTCGGCATCGGTCTTTTCACGATCGGACTGCTCTGGTGGTGGTCGTTGCCCGAATCGGTGCAGCCGGACGATTACGCGATCGCGCAGGGAGCGGTCTTCGGGATCGTCGGTGCGATCGCAGTGCGGGCCACCTCGTGGCTGGCCATCCGCACGGCCGAACTCGCCGCGGCGAACGCCGAGATCGCGCGGCTGACCGTGCACCAGGAACGCACCCGGATTTCCCGGGACCTGCACGACCGGCTCGGCCACAATCTCGTGTCGATCATGCTGCGCACGGAACTCGCGGAGCGGCTCGCGGCGGCGGACCGCCTCCAGTCCGAACGGGAAAGCCGGGCCGCGCACCGGCTGGCGCGGCAGACCCTGCAGGACATGCGCAACATCGCGCACGGCACCCTGGTCGCCGACCTGGACGCCGAACTCGCGGCGGCGATCGACCTGCTGGAGTCGCGCGGAGCCGTCTGCCAGATCAGGATCGGCGAACAGCCCGAGGGCGCGGCCGCCGAAGTGCTGGCCTGGGTGCTCCGGGAATCCGTGACGAACATCCTGCGCCACAGCCAGCCCGTGAACTGCACGCTGGAGCTGGTCCGGATCGGGGACCGGTTCGAGTTCATGATCGGCAACGACGGCCTGCTCTCCTCGGAGTCGGTGGCGCCGGGGCACGGGCTGGGCGGCATCGCCGAGCGGGTCGAGCGGATCGGCGGGACGTGCAGCGCGGAAAGCACCGGCGACCGCTTCGTGCTTCGCGTGACGCTTCCGGCGATCAGCCCGGTGCCGGAGGATGCGCCGGCGGACGAATGA
- a CDS encoding Lrp/AsnC family transcriptional regulator, with amino-acid sequence MTQNSVDELDLLIINCLQIRPRATWSVVGRVLDVDPVTVARRWERLEDAGLAWVSCYFGLPVPDRVMAYLEIEVAGAQVTEVAEQLVRHHEVVSVHHTTGARSLVASVVGPDPAAVSHYVSDSLATLDGIVATRTEIVTGKYSDAGEWRLRALSPSQRDALQAACPRPEPQPGGGPVRPDEQRIVRALAANGRMSATDLARKIGVSEATARRRLNRLIAENRATFRCEISQQVSGWPQTGILWARAPVGALDRIARELAVLPVIRACLTTTGRNNLMLFAWLRDVRELHQFERTVAQAAPEADITDRAFCLRSFKRLQLVLDDSGRTSGLPAPDKDEALQF; translated from the coding sequence GTGACGCAGAATTCCGTCGACGAGCTCGACCTGCTGATCATCAACTGCCTGCAGATCCGGCCGAGGGCCACCTGGAGCGTCGTCGGCCGCGTCCTCGACGTGGACCCGGTGACCGTCGCGCGCCGCTGGGAACGGCTGGAGGACGCCGGGCTGGCGTGGGTCAGCTGTTATTTCGGGCTGCCCGTCCCCGACCGCGTCATGGCCTACCTCGAGATCGAGGTCGCCGGGGCGCAGGTGACCGAGGTCGCCGAACAGCTCGTCCGGCACCACGAGGTGGTCAGCGTCCACCACACCACCGGGGCGCGCTCCCTGGTCGCGAGCGTGGTCGGCCCGGATCCGGCCGCGGTGTCGCACTACGTGTCGGATTCGCTCGCCACCCTCGACGGCATCGTCGCCACCCGCACCGAAATCGTCACCGGCAAATACAGCGACGCGGGCGAATGGCGGCTGCGCGCGTTGTCGCCGTCCCAGCGGGACGCGCTGCAGGCCGCCTGCCCGCGCCCGGAGCCGCAGCCCGGCGGCGGCCCGGTCCGCCCGGACGAACAGCGGATCGTCCGCGCGCTCGCCGCGAACGGCCGGATGTCGGCCACCGACCTGGCCCGGAAGATCGGCGTCAGCGAAGCCACCGCCCGGCGCCGGCTGAACCGGCTCATCGCGGAAAACCGGGCGACGTTCCGCTGCGAAATCTCCCAGCAGGTGTCCGGCTGGCCGCAAACCGGGATCCTGTGGGCCCGGGCGCCGGTCGGCGCGCTCGACCGCATCGCGCGCGAACTCGCGGTCCTGCCGGTGATCCGCGCCTGCCTGACCACGACCGGACGCAACAACCTGATGCTGTTCGCCTGGCTGCGCGACGTCCGCGAACTGCACCAGTTCGAACGCACTGTCGCCCAAGCCGCCCCCGAAGCCGACATCACCGACCGCGCGTTCTGCCTCCGCTCGTTCAAGCGGCTGCAGCTGGTTCTCGACGACAGCGGCCGGACGAGCGGACTGCCCGCGCCGGACAAGGACGAGGCACTGCAGTTCTGA
- a CDS encoding IclR family transcriptional regulator C-terminal domain-containing protein gives MHCTATGKVLLAFGPRNLVEEVLASPLERRTPHTVNAPGVLLNELARAKANGYAVEYEQTRVGYASVAIPLTGATGFTTGALSITAPTFRADVDKYAGLLAMVSHRITKTISAMRSSAGVP, from the coding sequence ATGCACTGCACGGCGACCGGCAAGGTGCTGCTCGCGTTCGGCCCGCGGAACCTGGTCGAGGAAGTGCTCGCGTCGCCGCTCGAACGTCGCACGCCGCACACGGTCAACGCACCCGGCGTCCTGCTGAACGAACTGGCGCGGGCCAAGGCGAACGGTTATGCGGTCGAGTACGAGCAGACCCGCGTCGGTTACGCCAGCGTCGCCATCCCGTTGACCGGGGCGACCGGCTTCACCACCGGAGCCCTGTCCATCACCGCGCCGACGTTCCGGGCTGATGTGGACAAGTACGCCGGGCTGCTGGCGATGGTCAGCCACCGGATCACCAAGACGATCAGCGCGATGCGCTCTTCGGCGGGGGTGCCTTGA
- a CDS encoding GNAT family N-acetyltransferase, producing the protein MTRTSSAPVVRAAEPADLPRIAAVWEAAWLDGHRGRVPDELMAARDSRHFASFAADRLDTTLVADNGGSDLLGLVIVGTSDGEVIQLAVDRSARGMGVGSALLEAAERLIAQTHREAWLAVVPANATARRLYERSGWRDAGPVVHQAPTRRGTVAVPVHRYVKTVRPGAADAPG; encoded by the coding sequence ATGACGCGTACCTCGTCCGCGCCGGTCGTGCGTGCGGCGGAACCGGCCGACCTGCCTCGGATAGCCGCGGTGTGGGAGGCCGCGTGGCTCGACGGCCACCGCGGCCGCGTGCCGGACGAACTCATGGCGGCGCGCGATTCCCGGCACTTCGCCAGTTTCGCGGCCGACCGCCTGGACACGACGCTGGTCGCCGACAACGGCGGATCAGACCTGCTGGGGCTGGTCATCGTCGGGACCTCCGACGGCGAGGTCATCCAGCTCGCGGTGGACCGGTCCGCGCGCGGCATGGGGGTCGGGTCCGCCTTGCTCGAGGCCGCCGAACGCCTGATCGCGCAGACGCACCGGGAAGCGTGGCTGGCGGTCGTGCCCGCCAACGCCACGGCCCGGCGCCTCTACGAACGGTCGGGCTGGCGCGACGCCGGGCCGGTCGTCCACCAAGCTCCGACCCGGCGGGGCACCGTGGCTGTCCCGGTCCACCGGTACGTCAAGACGGTCCGTCCCGGCGCGGCGGACGCGCCCGGTTAG
- a CDS encoding MFS transporter codes for MTSSTPRLGRPGLSGPRASAGGASLRSVVGFLICVELVSGMLQGYYGPLLAGLGASLHVGAGPLNWFASVQLLAAAVCVPVFAALGDHFGHRRLLSVAVWSVAAGSLLVAVAPAYPVVLLGRVLQGPLAAWIALEIALVRDKSAGPRANRAIGLLAGSLTAGLVLGGLVSGPLEALLGGLRPALVVPVVLTAACGLVTKFLIPESSARAVRKIDWTGAAGLSVALTLVLLGLSQASRAGWGAVSTLAALGGGLVVLAGWVWWERRVPGPLVDMRLFASRAMWPAMLATLLFGVCFFGNQVPLVTFLATKPEAAGYGFGLSAKATSLVLALNFLAAVAGSAVYGRIATRVGPRGVLSTGIGVSAAGFLSMALLHHTLGAVLAALVATGLGMGLLLAGLPAYISGTAPADQVGIASGTYSTVKVLGGSVATAVVGALLSSFLSGGAGGPAETGYTVVWAVCAGCAALGLLVLALAWTRRENPAPIEK; via the coding sequence ATGACCTCTTCGACCCCCCGTCTCGGCCGGCCAGGGCTGTCCGGTCCGCGGGCTTCCGCGGGCGGCGCCAGCCTGCGGTCCGTGGTCGGTTTCCTGATCTGCGTCGAGCTGGTCAGCGGCATGCTGCAGGGCTATTACGGACCTTTGCTCGCCGGTCTCGGCGCGAGCCTGCACGTCGGCGCCGGCCCGTTGAACTGGTTCGCCAGCGTGCAGTTGCTGGCCGCAGCCGTCTGTGTCCCGGTCTTCGCCGCGCTGGGCGACCACTTCGGACACCGGCGGCTGCTGAGCGTCGCGGTGTGGAGCGTGGCCGCCGGTTCGCTTCTGGTGGCGGTGGCCCCGGCTTACCCGGTGGTGTTGCTCGGGCGGGTGCTGCAAGGGCCGCTGGCCGCGTGGATCGCGCTCGAAATCGCTTTGGTGCGCGACAAATCGGCCGGGCCGCGGGCGAACCGCGCGATCGGCCTGCTGGCCGGTTCGCTCACCGCGGGCCTGGTCCTCGGCGGGCTCGTCAGCGGGCCGCTGGAAGCGCTGCTCGGCGGCCTGCGCCCGGCGCTGGTCGTGCCGGTCGTGCTGACCGCGGCGTGCGGCCTGGTCACGAAATTCCTCATCCCCGAATCGTCCGCGCGCGCTGTCCGGAAGATCGACTGGACCGGTGCGGCCGGCCTGTCGGTCGCGCTGACCCTGGTGCTGCTCGGCCTGTCGCAGGCGAGCCGGGCGGGCTGGGGCGCGGTTTCGACCTTGGCCGCGCTGGGCGGCGGGCTCGTCGTGCTTGCCGGCTGGGTCTGGTGGGAGCGGCGAGTGCCGGGGCCGCTCGTGGACATGCGGTTGTTCGCCAGCCGGGCGATGTGGCCCGCGATGCTCGCGACACTGCTGTTCGGCGTCTGCTTCTTCGGAAACCAGGTCCCGCTGGTCACCTTCCTCGCGACGAAACCCGAGGCGGCCGGGTACGGGTTCGGGCTGTCCGCCAAAGCGACGTCATTGGTGCTGGCGCTGAATTTCCTTGCCGCGGTGGCGGGTTCGGCGGTGTACGGCCGGATCGCGACCCGCGTGGGACCGCGCGGCGTCCTGTCGACCGGAATCGGGGTGTCCGCCGCGGGTTTCCTGAGCATGGCGCTCCTGCACCACACCCTCGGCGCGGTGCTGGCCGCGCTCGTCGCTACCGGGCTGGGCATGGGCCTCCTGCTGGCCGGGCTGCCCGCCTACATCTCGGGCACCGCGCCGGCCGACCAGGTCGGCATCGCCTCCGGGACCTACAGCACGGTCAAGGTGCTCGGCGGTTCCGTCGCCACGGCGGTCGTCGGCGCCCTGCTCTCCAGTTTCCTCTCCGGCGGGGCAGGCGGGCCCGCGGAGACCGGATACACGGTCGTCTGGGCCGTGTGCGCCGGCTGCGCCGCACTGGGCCTGCTGGTGCTGGCGCTGGCCTGGACCCGGCGCGAAAACCCCGCTCCCATCGAGAAATGA
- a CDS encoding SseB family protein, protein MVSENEAFAEVAVAAMRDRAQFGRFARTLAGVRLFVLAPESPALLAARTRHTDQEWVAAFTSVRGAFRFSRKSDFLEISGEHLVTLLPSGAGLLVDPAEPHGVGALFRFSAREPLNRVGAKAVSSLASASTLFWSANIDHALVVLRQSARPLPFDAGWRTPEDWDQVPGALLRVRPKPTGAGPSPRRHGNA, encoded by the coding sequence ATGGTTTCGGAGAACGAGGCGTTCGCCGAGGTCGCCGTCGCCGCGATGCGGGATCGCGCGCAGTTCGGCCGGTTCGCCAGGACGCTGGCGGGCGTCCGGTTGTTCGTGCTCGCGCCGGAATCGCCCGCGCTGCTGGCCGCGCGGACCCGCCACACCGACCAGGAATGGGTGGCGGCGTTCACGTCGGTGCGCGGGGCGTTCCGGTTCTCGCGCAAGTCGGATTTCCTGGAAATCAGCGGCGAGCATCTCGTGACGCTGCTGCCGTCGGGCGCCGGCCTGCTCGTCGACCCGGCGGAACCGCACGGCGTCGGCGCGCTCTTCCGCTTCTCGGCCCGGGAACCGCTGAACCGCGTCGGCGCCAAGGCCGTCAGCTCTCTCGCGTCGGCGAGCACTTTGTTCTGGTCCGCCAACATCGACCACGCGCTGGTCGTGTTGCGGCAATCCGCGCGCCCGCTGCCGTTCGACGCGGGCTGGAGGACGCCAGAGGACTGGGATCAGGTGCCGGGCGCGCTGCTGAGGGTCCGTCCGAAACCGACTGGGGCCGGGCCGAGCCCGCGCCGACACGGAAACGCGTGA
- a CDS encoding CGNR zinc finger domain-containing protein, with the protein MTLLNGKAGEQVRLDAYADTGLTVAVELVNRLVLHPDTDKSVALAEILAVDPPSAAHLTDRDTPEFAALANELRLVLDSLRTADEDHAAVRLNKLLSAHPAHPHLALEDGRWRLHHHPAETALVPMWSAICAEALARFLANGHARRIGACEAPGCGLLFVDTTRNRIRRFCSTACQDRVKTAAARRRARD; encoded by the coding sequence GTGACGCTACTGAACGGGAAGGCTGGCGAGCAAGTGCGCCTGGACGCCTACGCCGACACCGGGCTGACGGTCGCGGTCGAGCTCGTCAACCGCCTCGTCCTGCACCCGGACACCGACAAGTCGGTGGCGCTGGCCGAAATCCTCGCTGTCGACCCTCCGTCCGCGGCGCACCTGACCGACCGGGACACACCCGAATTCGCCGCGCTGGCGAACGAATTGCGGCTGGTGCTCGACTCCCTGCGCACCGCCGACGAAGACCACGCCGCGGTCCGCCTCAACAAGCTGCTTTCCGCCCACCCCGCGCACCCGCATCTGGCCCTTGAGGACGGTCGCTGGCGGCTGCACCACCACCCGGCGGAAACGGCCTTGGTGCCGATGTGGTCGGCGATCTGCGCGGAAGCCCTCGCCCGGTTCCTCGCCAACGGCCACGCCCGCCGCATCGGCGCGTGCGAGGCACCGGGCTGCGGACTGCTGTTCGTCGACACCACCCGAAACCGCATCCGCCGCTTCTGTTCCACCGCGTGCCAGGACCGGGTCAAGACCGCCGCGGCGCGCCGCCGAGCCCGGGACTGA
- a CDS encoding sphingomyelin phosphodiesterase — MLRLLTFNVLQLPLISASPRGWLRAGWAAEAVRAVDPDVVVLNEAFSLSSAGRLASRLKRHGYHASPQIGALRGRREWDGAVPPVSPLRTLVGGGVRVLSRYPIRWCGQHLYSAVHRKTQDALCAKGVALAELDTPDGRVWLAATHLQADEPPTPLSATRAVRLEQLKELREFVSRTAPPDAPVLLVGDLNVEYYAADARGVPGERGQDHADAAEAVGGRLEPDSDMHEHTFDSASNRLVARSQPGYRNVLDYVGSINENGLRPVPHITTRTVPFRPRQPASDHFPVLANVTLGPA; from the coding sequence ATGCTTCGTCTACTGACATTCAACGTGCTGCAGCTTCCGCTGATCTCGGCTTCGCCTCGCGGCTGGCTCCGGGCGGGCTGGGCCGCCGAAGCCGTGCGCGCCGTCGATCCGGACGTCGTCGTGCTGAACGAGGCGTTCAGCCTCTCGTCCGCCGGGCGGCTGGCCTCGCGGCTGAAGCGGCACGGCTATCACGCGTCGCCCCAGATCGGCGCGCTTCGGGGCCGGCGCGAATGGGACGGGGCGGTGCCTCCGGTCTCGCCGCTGCGCACGCTGGTGGGCGGCGGGGTCCGGGTGCTGAGCCGGTACCCGATCCGGTGGTGCGGCCAGCATCTGTACAGCGCGGTCCACCGGAAAACCCAAGACGCGTTGTGCGCGAAGGGGGTCGCGCTGGCGGAACTGGACACGCCGGACGGCCGGGTGTGGCTGGCCGCGACCCATCTGCAGGCCGACGAGCCGCCGACGCCGCTGTCCGCGACACGTGCGGTACGCCTGGAACAGCTGAAAGAACTGCGCGAGTTCGTCTCGCGGACGGCACCGCCGGATGCGCCCGTTCTGCTGGTCGGGGATCTGAACGTCGAGTACTACGCGGCGGACGCGCGCGGCGTTCCCGGCGAGCGCGGCCAGGATCACGCCGACGCGGCCGAGGCGGTCGGCGGACGTCTCGAACCGGACAGCGACATGCACGAGCACACGTTCGACAGCGCGAGCAACCGCCTCGTGGCGCGCTCCCAGCCGGGCTATCGCAATGTGCTGGACTATGTGGGCTCGATCAACGAGAACGGCCTGCGGCCGGTCCCGCACATCACCACCCGCACCGTCCCGTTCCGGCCCCGCCAGCCCGCGAGCGACCACTTTCCGGTGCTGGCCAACGTGACACTGGGGCCGGCATGA